In Microcaecilia unicolor chromosome 1, aMicUni1.1, whole genome shotgun sequence, the following are encoded in one genomic region:
- the SKIDA1 gene encoding SKI/DACH domain-containing protein 1 → MESGFEEVDGVKLGYLIIKGKQMFALSQVFTDLLKNIPRTTVHKRMDHLQVKKHHCDLEELRKLKAINSIAFHAAKCTLISREDVEALYTSCKTERVLKTKRRKTSRGLPTKELQEEYPSTDPYSRFWKENKLWLGLNEAAQPSPIKSKASETSLRPASNLPHFLCKYADHSCPEIARSPCKSPINYETVQISSNYVAFHSDPRYFRSLLCKKNPPCYYESAIAQPKLASPVGLTYRYKRKRSCEGTEKDCFQASSARRLLLVPKSYKGAAATCLERLHVVNGFCSQHQGTLQENCSSDSESSSFSDYVGNDSDFGSSLSSSSNSASSDEEEEEDEEEEEEGSLSDSSDLSSEEESTSDSSSSGSSQVSVESIRFRRTGFSSLASKPPLMAQANFLYHFPTKSTSLEASRLEENPSALCEIKCEFPEDRNNQTWPSKPLTVCYSPSPGSCFAEIRNDRVSEIAFPHFEFSNHVKRTDLKTNKCVSEGACSSSQNKSNEFPQQRILREAEKCLQAAITYCAENNTVASDSLNSDLFPDKNLEKGFQISHCAKFSPDLSGGELGATAENQCPVLPFVHNIKIKIEDSSASEEYEPEATMNKLNFECNVAKDEFCVDETRGEAEEALQPVKEDSSCTEKETTSLNVLTQTRFLPCTLSTPKSEDGEYKFGARVRKNYRTLVLGKRPVLQTPPVKPNLKSARSPRPAGKAETHEGPLDDFTVTNRRKRVASNVAAAVKRPFNFMANFPCPPSLIIGNDGDLFPAYSLNTTKDSQLPHKAHPIWKWQLGGSAIPLPPSHKFRKFHS, encoded by the coding sequence ATGGAGTCGGGTTTTGAAGAGGTGGACGGCGTAAAGCTCGGGTATCTCAttattaaaggaaagcaaatgttTGCACTTTCGCAGGTCTTTACCGATCTACTGAAAAATATCCCGAGGACTACAGTTCACAAACGCATGGATCATTTACAAGTGAAAAAGCACCACTGCGACCTGGAGGAGCTGAGGAAACTGAAAGCCATCAACTCAATTGCTTTTCATGCAGCCAAATGCACGCTGATTTCTAGAGAAGACGTGGAAGCGCTCTATACATCTTGCAAAACTGAACGAGttcttaaaacaaaaaggaggaaaaccaGTCGGGGCTTGCCAACAAAAGAGCTGCAAGAGGAGTACCCATCCACCGACCCTTACTCCCGATTTTGGAAGGAGAACAAACTTTGGCTTGGTTTGAATGAAGCTGCTCAGCCTTCGCCAATCAAGAGCAAAGCTTCGGAAACGAGCTTGCGACCGGCGTCTAATCTACCTCATTTTTTATGTAAATACGCTGATCACAGCTGTCCGGAAATAGCTCGATCACCTTGCAAAAGCCCCATAAACTATGAAACTGTTCAGATCTCCAGCAATTATGTAGCATTTCACTCCGATCCTCGCTATTTTCGGAGCTTGCTTTGCAAGAAAAACCCTCCTTGCTATTACGAATCCGCCATTGCTCAGCCTAAGTTAGCCAGCCCCGTTGGGCTGACTTACAGATACAAAAGGAAAAGATCATGTGAGGGCACAGAGAAGGACTGCTTCCAAGCGAGTAGTGCCAGGCGACTTCTGCTTGTCCCCAAGTCCTACAAAGGAGCTGCTGCCACTTGCCTGGAGCGACTCCACGTTGTAAATGGATTTTGCAGCCAACATCAGGGAACTTTACAGGAGAACTGCAGCAGTGACTCGGAGTCCAGCTCCTTTTCGGATTATGTCGGCAACGATTCGGATTTTGGCTCCAGCCTGTCTAGCAGCAGCAACTCGGCGTCATCCgacgaagaggaggaggaagatgaggaggaggaggaggaaggcagCCTCTCGGACTCCAGCGACCTCAGCTCGGAGGAAGAAAGCACCTCGGACTCCTCCAGCTCCGGCTCCAGCCAAGTGTCGGTGGAGAGCATTCGCTTCCGAAGGACTGGTTTCTCCAGCCTGGCCAGCAAACCTCCCCTGATGGCCCAGGCTAACTTTTTGTACCATTTCCCGACCAAATCCACCAGCTTAGAAGCCAGCAGGCTGGAGGAGAATCCAAGTGCTCTCTGTGAGATAAAGTGTGAATTTCCAGAGGACAGAAACAACCAAACCTGGCCATCCAAACCACTCACTGTCTGCTACTCCCCTAGTCCTGGAAGTTGTTTTGCTGAGATAAGAAACGATAGGGTATCTGAGATTGCATTCCCACACTTTGAATTTTCAAACCATGTAAAGAGAACTGACTTAAAAACTAATAAGTGTGTTTCAGAGGGGGCCTGTTCATCTAGCCAAAATAAAAGCAATGAATTTCCACAACAAAGAATACTCAGAGAGGCAGAGAAATGCCTTCAAGCAGCTATTACCTACTGTGCAGAAAACAATACAGTAGCTTCTGATTCCTTAAACAGTGATCTTTTCCCAGACAAAAATCTCGAAAAAGGTTTCCAAATCTCCCATTGTGCGAAATTCTCTCCGGATTTATCTGGAGGTGAGCTGGGCGCTACAGCCGAGAATCAATGCCCGGTTCTACCGTTTGTACACAACATCAAAATTAAAATCGAGGACAGTAGTGCCAGTGAAGAATATGAGCCTGAAGCCACAATGAATAAGCTAAACTTTGAGTGCAATGTTGCTAAGGACGAGTTCTGTGTTGACGAGACTAGGGGGGAAGCAGAGGAGGCTTTGCAACCAGTCAAGGAAGACTCATCATGCACTGAAAAAGAAACCACTTCCTTGAATGTGCTGACTCAGACTCGGTTCCTTCCGTGCACTTTAAGTACTCCAAAATCGGAGGATGGAGAGTATAAATTTGGTGCCAGGGTAAGGAAAAATTACAggacattggtgctgggcaaaaggCCTGTTTTGCAGACGCCCCCTGTCAAACCAAATCTGAAATCGGCCAGAAGCCCACGTCCCGCAGGCAAAGCCGAGACACATGAAGGACCGCTGGATGATTTTACAGTTACTAACAGGCGCAAAAGGGTAGCCAGCAATGTAGCGGCGGCAGTGAAAAGGCCATTTAATTTCATGGCGAATTTTCCCTGTCCACCATCGCTAATTATTGGCAATGATGGGGATTTGTTTCCAGCTTATTCCTTGAACACTACAAAGGATTCACAACTGCCTCACAAGGCCCATCCGATCTGGAAATGGCAGCTGGGCGGTTCCGCAATACCTCTTCCACCGAGTCACAAATTCAGGAAGTTTCATTCATAA